In Spirochaetota bacterium, the sequence ATATTGACACCAAAATGCTTGCTGATGAAATAACAACAAACCTTATTAAACGTAGAATAAAATTCATTGATCAGTCATTGACTGCCGATGCTATCGCCGAAATGGAAAAAGGAATGACCGGTATGGTTGACCCCGAAAGCGCAATTCCTGTGGGAGAATTAAAATCCCCTAATATGTATTTGACCGGTGAAGTGAGGGAAAATGTTCGTACGGTGGGAAGCAAATCAGTACAGTACCTTGTTGTAACACTCAAGCTTATTAACCTGAAAACACAAGTTGTAGAGTGGCAGGATCAACAGGAGTTTTTAAAATCGGCAAGTAAAAAGAAGATTACATTTTAATTCTGAGGAATCATTATGATACACAAATTGAAATCGCTGTGCGTCATAATCCTTTTAATAGGAGTTGCTGCATGTGCAAGCTATGATTATAATAAACAGATAGCTGAAGTTGAAAAAATGTTTTACGCGGGACAATATAAAGAAGCAGCCCGCAAATTGCTCCCTATGGTAAATAAAAAATCAAAGGATCAGCTTCTTTACATGATGGAATGTGGCCTGATGCTTCAGGTAGCAGGTGACTATGAAAACAGTATTAAAGTTCTTACAGAAGCAGCTAAAATCGGTGATCAAATAACTATTAGTTTGAGTAAAGAAGCAGCATCACTCCTATTAAACGAAACAACCACAAATTATAACGGTGAGGATTTTGAGCGCGTTTTGATACACATGTACCTTGGCATAAATTATCTCATGCTTCAAAAACCTGATGAAGCGCGAGTTGAATTCAAGAAAGTGAACGATATGTTGCGCGATATAAATGTAACAACAGGCAAATCCTATAAACAAAATCTAATGGCAAAATATCTAACAGCTATTGCCTTTGAACAATCAGCCGATGTTGACAATGACATGAATGACCGTGAATTTGCCTACATTGAGTATAAGCAGATTTATGAACTCAATCCAGGATTAACAATGGTGTACCGAGATTTGCAAAGACTAGCAAAACAATTGGGAGATACCGAAGACTATAATAACTGGGTAGCAAAATTTGGCAAGCAGGATGCAATCCCAAACAATGCAGGTGAATTAATACTTATAGTCCAGAATGGAAAGGGTGCCATTAAGCAATCCCGTGGACCATTGCTTTCGGATAAATCAATGAAAGCAACAATTCAGGTAACTCTTAACGGAATGTCTCTTGCAGAAGGAGTAACTGTTGCTGGAGTACTACTAGCACTCCATAATGCCGAAAACCCTATTCCAAAATTTGTTAAACGTGGTAATAATATTAATCATGTCATTGTAAATGTAAACGGCAATGATGTAGCACGCTCAGTTATGTTAGAAGATGTAGCATCAACTGCAGTCAAAACTCTTGAAGATGATTATGGGCGTATTTATGCCAAAGTTGCAGCAGGTATTGCAGTAAAGGCTGCGGCAGCAGTTGCAGCGGGATATGCTGCAAAAAAACTAGCAGAAGAGTCAAAAAAGATGGGGGGATATGCAGGGCTTATTGGTGCGGTGGTTGGTACTGGTGTGGGTGCTGGACTTTTATCGCAAATTAAGCCTGATCTTCGTTGTTGGCATACATTACCCGAAAACTTCCAGCTTTCCAGAATATTCCTGCCTCCCGGCAATTACACAGTAACATTAAAATATGTCGATCACAGCGGGAACATAGTTTCAACTCAAAACGAAACAATTGAAATAAAACCAGGGAAGAAAACATTCCTTAACAAGCGAATATTCTCTCAAGGAAGCTCACGATTTGGGTTTATTAGTGAATCAAACCAGGGCAAAGGATACCTGGGAGCTAAAATAAAAGCTATACCACCACAGAAAGCCCAGGAACTTGGGCTTTCTGGTTCTCAAGGGGCATATGTTAATGATGTAATGCCAGATAGTCCCGCTGCAAAATCAGGTATTTTACCCGATGATGTCATTATCGCATGTGATGGCACATCTATTCAAACTCCTCAAGATTTAATCCAAGTTGTTAGGAATTCTCAGGCCGGCCAACAGATGCAATTGACAATTATTCGTAAAAAATCTCAGATAACTATCCCAGTAATACTTGGCAATGCCCCGGAAAAGATATATAATACCACTTACCCCCTTGACACTAACAACATCACAAACAACCCCGGATCTTCTGAATAAATTTATTTTTTATTTTTTATTGCAAAAAATTTTACACTTCGTGTGATGGTTATTGAGTAATGGTGTAGTTTATGCAAAATAACCATAACGGCATGATTCCCTTAAACGATATGACCATTAAATCTGCCACGCAAATGGTCACTATGTTTCAGCTGCCAGCATGTATTATACGTGTTTCAGGTGAAGTAATCGCTTCAAATGATGCATATACTGAGCTGGTGAATACCAAAAACATCACACTGGATGTCACTCACCCATTCTATCCTGAGTACCGAAAGCAACTTGCTGCATCATATTTGAAAGCCTTGAGGGGTATATCACGCCAATGTTTTGCAGTATTCCGTAATAAGGACAATCAACGTGTCTCAGCTGAATTGTATATATTCCCCATTTTTCAGGATACAATTATTGTTGCACTATTTGTCATTTTGCAGATAGTTGATGAAAGAATACTTTCATTTGATAAATCCACTGATACTATAATCAACCAACAGGAAAAAAACTACGAAACATTGCTCTATGAATTTTCGCCCTTCCCAATACTACAAATTGACCAATCTGGTAATATAGTGAAAGCAAGCCCTTCTGTACAGGAACTTATTGGTTATGAAATAAATGATTTGAAGAAAAACCGAAATCTTTTATATCGTTCGTTAAATCACTATGATTTTAATAGGTTGAGAGTAACCTTAGCTCAAATATTTGAAGGTACCATTGGATACAAACGAATAGGAGAAGTGCGGTTTATAACAAAAGATAAAGATGAAAAGTGGGTTAACGTTACATGTTATCCAGTGCACTCATCAGGGGAGCAAACTGTGGTTGAGATCATTCTTGAAGACATAACCAGAATAAAACGCCTTGAATATCAACTGCAACAACTTAGCCGATTCCATATCATTGGAGATTTAACAAAAGGATTTCTCCATTCGTTCAATAACATGATTAATATCATGCTGAATAAAGCACAATGGCTTTTACAAATTACTGAAAAACCATCCTTCCAAGAAGGCCTTAAACTGATCATCAAATCCGCTGAAGAAAGCATACAACAAATCAGGCGTATTGAAGATTTTATTGGCAGAGATAAATTTGAAGATAAATCAGATATTAATATAGTTGAAGCAATTGAAGATGCCATTGAATTTGCAAAAATACAATTTAAAGTAGAAGAAGCCCAAAAACGAAGATCCATTACCATTGAACGGCGATACTTTTCACTGGTGAGCATGTATGGCGACCCTCATATATTCAGAGATTTACTGCTTGCAACAATATTTAAAGTTGCTTCAGTTATTTCTACCAAAGGAGTTGTTGAAGTAACACTAAAACGCAACAGTACATTAACGATTGCAATGAAAGCAAAAAAGGAGTTATCCGAAAATAAAGATGAATTTGCATTTATTTCAACAATAGATCTTTCAAAGTTAGCCGAGCAAAATCACGCTAAACTACTGGAAGAAGAATCATTACATGAGTATTCAATAACCATAATACTTCCTGAAGACACTGTTTCGCCACTGCCCTACAAGGAACAGCAAATACCTCAGACAAAATTACGGGATATGGATATATGTATTGTTGAAGATGAACCTGCATTACAGGAAATTATGTACGAAGTATTTGACTCGCTTGGCAACAGAGTTTCAGTCTTTAACAATGCAGATCAAGCATACGATTCGTTTAAAATTAATAAATTTGATATTGTCATTGCAGATTATGGACTATCAGGCACAACAGGTCTTGAACTACTAACAAAAATAAAGGAACAAAAGGAAGAAACTATAACTGTTTTGTTAACTGGATGGATTTTAAATAATATTAAGGCTTATAAAAATGTTATCGATATATACATGCATAAGCCCTTCAAACTTGATGTTCTTATTAATGAAATATCTAACGAAATATCAAAGCGGCATACTTTTTAACTTTCACAAAATTTTACTCATCTTTTCCATCATATCTTTTTTCCCCAATGCCACAATTATATCCCCTGCCTCTATCATTTCAGAAGACTGAGGATTAAAAATCATTGTCCCATTTGTTTTTTTTATAGCGACAATTATTACACCATAATCCTTTCTTAAATTGCTCTCTATCAAAGTTTTCCCAACCATTGGAGATGACTGCCCAACCTTCAGTTCTTCCATTGCCAACCCTAATTCCGAATCCATCATAGCCGTATCCAGAAAATCAACAACAGTAGGACGAGTTAAAACTTCAGCCATCCTTTTGCCTCCTATCTGATATGGCAGTATAACTCTGTTTGCACCGGCTCTGAGCAATTTAAGCTCAGACTTTTCATCAGACCCTCTTGACAATATAAAGATGTCATTTCGCAAACCACGAGCAGTTAACACAATATATACATTGTCAGCATCTGACATTACAGCAGTCACAATCCCTTTTGCCTTCATTATACCTGCCTTCATTAATGCTTCCTCGCTTGTGGCATCCATGGCAACAAAAAGATATCCAAGTTTTTCAAGTTCTTCAATTGCGCAAGGGTTATTTTCAATAACCACAAATGGAACTTTCCTTTCATAAAGCTCCTTGCATACTAGCTTCCCAATCCTGCCAAACCCACAGATAATATAATGATCATGTAATAATTGAATCTGCCGTTCCAATTTTTTCCTCCCAAATTCTTTTCGTAATTCACCTTCAATCAGCATCCTAAGAAGTGTTCCAATAGAATATGCACTAATTGAAACGCCACTTAAAATGATGAGAATAGTTATAAAGCGACCATATACACTTAATGGCTTAACTTCCTGAAAACCAACAGTGCTTATAGTAATCATGGTCATATAAAAAGCATCAAAGGGCTTCATGTCTTCAAAAGTATAATAACCAATTGTTCCAAATCCTATAGTACAAAGCAGAAGGAGGAAAGCTACCCGCAATTTTTTTAATTCCATAAAAACCTTTAAAAATTTTTTGACAAATTTAATTATCTTTAATGGTGTATATAGCTAACAGTTGTAAATAATTTTTTAAAAAAATAAAATTATATTTGATTTTTATATTACTCTGTCATATTTTTTATAAAAATAGCATAAGCAAAGTTTCTATTAATATAATAATTATGTTATATCACACATAACGTAATAATGTATTCATAACTTAAAAAAATATTTTAATAAGCGAGGTACCATTATGGCAACATTTCAACACAGTACAGGAACTTTTATTGGCAAAGGCGGTATAGAAATATTTTTCCAACAATGGGAAGTTCCTAATCCTAAGGCAATTCTTGTCATTATTCATGGCCTTGGGGAACATTCAGGCAGGTATGGCAATCTTATTGATGCTTTGCAAAACAAAGGCATCTCCATCTATGGTCTTGATCATCGCGGTTTTGGGCGTAGTGGCGGCAAACGTGGACATGTTGATAGCTTTATGGATTATATTTATGATATCAAGATTTTTATTAACATGATTAAAGATAA encodes:
- a CDS encoding potassium channel protein, whose protein sequence is MELKKLRVAFLLLLCTIGFGTIGYYTFEDMKPFDAFYMTMITISTVGFQEVKPLSVYGRFITILIILSGVSISAYSIGTLLRMLIEGELRKEFGRKKLERQIQLLHDHYIICGFGRIGKLVCKELYERKVPFVVIENNPCAIEELEKLGYLFVAMDATSEEALMKAGIMKAKGIVTAVMSDADNVYIVLTARGLRNDIFILSRGSDEKSELKLLRAGANRVILPYQIGGKRMAEVLTRPTVVDFLDTAMMDSELGLAMEELKVGQSSPMVGKTLIESNLRKDYGVIIVAIKKTNGTMIFNPQSSEMIEAGDIIVALGKKDMMEKMSKIL
- a CDS encoding response regulator → MQNNHNGMIPLNDMTIKSATQMVTMFQLPACIIRVSGEVIASNDAYTELVNTKNITLDVTHPFYPEYRKQLAASYLKALRGISRQCFAVFRNKDNQRVSAELYIFPIFQDTIIVALFVILQIVDERILSFDKSTDTIINQQEKNYETLLYEFSPFPILQIDQSGNIVKASPSVQELIGYEINDLKKNRNLLYRSLNHYDFNRLRVTLAQIFEGTIGYKRIGEVRFITKDKDEKWVNVTCYPVHSSGEQTVVEIILEDITRIKRLEYQLQQLSRFHIIGDLTKGFLHSFNNMINIMLNKAQWLLQITEKPSFQEGLKLIIKSAEESIQQIRRIEDFIGRDKFEDKSDINIVEAIEDAIEFAKIQFKVEEAQKRRSITIERRYFSLVSMYGDPHIFRDLLLATIFKVASVISTKGVVEVTLKRNSTLTIAMKAKKELSENKDEFAFISTIDLSKLAEQNHAKLLEEESLHEYSITIILPEDTVSPLPYKEQQIPQTKLRDMDICIVEDEPALQEIMYEVFDSLGNRVSVFNNADQAYDSFKINKFDIVIADYGLSGTTGLELLTKIKEQKEETITVLLTGWILNNIKAYKNVIDIYMHKPFKLDVLINEISNEISKRHTF
- a CDS encoding penicillin-binding protein activator LpoB is translated as MKRLSIFVVALLLGFIACGGGVQYQDASKAEGSREWGPKEIKMTVNKMVESMYTFLKDEWKKPAYIEVKQIRNKTSEHIDTKMLADEITTNLIKRRIKFIDQSLTADAIAEMEKGMTGMVDPESAIPVGELKSPNMYLTGEVRENVRTVGSKSVQYLVVTLKLINLKTQVVEWQDQQEFLKSASKKKITF
- a CDS encoding PDZ domain-containing protein, yielding MIHKLKSLCVIILLIGVAACASYDYNKQIAEVEKMFYAGQYKEAARKLLPMVNKKSKDQLLYMMECGLMLQVAGDYENSIKVLTEAAKIGDQITISLSKEAASLLLNETTTNYNGEDFERVLIHMYLGINYLMLQKPDEARVEFKKVNDMLRDINVTTGKSYKQNLMAKYLTAIAFEQSADVDNDMNDREFAYIEYKQIYELNPGLTMVYRDLQRLAKQLGDTEDYNNWVAKFGKQDAIPNNAGELILIVQNGKGAIKQSRGPLLSDKSMKATIQVTLNGMSLAEGVTVAGVLLALHNAENPIPKFVKRGNNINHVIVNVNGNDVARSVMLEDVASTAVKTLEDDYGRIYAKVAAGIAVKAAAAVAAGYAAKKLAEESKKMGGYAGLIGAVVGTGVGAGLLSQIKPDLRCWHTLPENFQLSRIFLPPGNYTVTLKYVDHSGNIVSTQNETIEIKPGKKTFLNKRIFSQGSSRFGFISESNQGKGYLGAKIKAIPPQKAQELGLSGSQGAYVNDVMPDSPAAKSGILPDDVIIACDGTSIQTPQDLIQVVRNSQAGQQMQLTIIRKKSQITIPVILGNAPEKIYNTTYPLDTNNITNNPGSSE